A stretch of DNA from Sphingomonas ginsenosidivorax:
CGTCACGATCATCGGAGCACGGGGATCGGGCAAGACCGCGCTTGCCGAAATGATTGTTGCCGGGTGTGACGCCGTGCCGCTGCCGCTTGAGCGCAACAGGCAGTCCTTCCTGTGGCGCGCTCGGGAGTTTCTTGAGGACGTCGCCGTGCAGATCCGCTGGGCGGCGGGCTCGGCTGATGAACGATCGATCGCGGACGCGACGGAAGACGACACCTTCCAGATCAGACGAGCCCAATATCTGTCACAGCAGTTCGTCGACCGGCTGTGCTCGTCGGATGGCGTCTCGGACGAGCTGCTCCGCGAGGTCGAACGCGTCGTCTTCGACTCCCACTCGGTCAGCACTCGCAACGGCGCGACAGACTTCGACGCGCTGTTGAACCTGAGGGCCGCGCGCCACCGCGAAGCCCGTAGCCGGGACGAGACCGCCCTGATCAACCTGTCGGATCGGATCGGGGAGGAGATCGAGAAAACCAAGAGCATCGCCACGCTGCAGAAGCTCATCACCGAACGCGAGCAATCCGTGGCGCGGGCAACGCAGGAGCGCGCGGCTCTGGTGAAGAAGGGCGACGCACTGACGGCCGCACGCCTTACCGATGTTAGTGCCGCGGCCGAGACCGTGCGGAGCTATGTCCGGCATTTCAGCGTACAGGAGCAGCAGCTCCTCACCTTGCAGGACGAGGTTGCCGACTATCGGCACAATCAGTCGCCCGAAACGCTGCGTCGCCTACAAGCCAAGTTTGGCTCGAGCGGCCTCAAGGATGCCGACTGGGATCCGTTCGGCACCGATTTCGTCGGCAAGGTCGAAGAGCTGCTGGCCGATCGCCTGAAGAAGACGCGGGCGAGTGGTGCGTCCTGGAAGGGCGTGCCCCCCGATCCTGCAATTCCTCCCGCGCCGCTACCGCCCGACTGCGAGCTGGCGCGTCAGCCGTTGGCAACGCTTGAGCGCGAGATCTTCCGCTTGGGACAGATCATCAACGTCGATCGCGCGACCCAGGACAAGTTCACACAGCTGACCAACCGCATGACGAGCGAGGGTGATCTCGCCAAGGCATTGAAGGAGCGCCTGGCGGATGCGAACGGCGCGGCCCAGCGCCGGGAAGCCCTGATTACTGAACGGACGCGAGCCTATCGCAACGTCTTCGCGGCCGTGATCGCGGAGGAGCGGGTTCTCAATGACCTCTACGCGCCCATCAAGACGAGGCTCGAGGCGGCGCCGGGAACGCTGGGGAAGCTGTCCTTCACGGTGCGACGGGTCGCGAACGTCCAGCAATGGGCGCGCGCGGGGGAGGCCTTCGTCGATCTGCGCAAAGCCGGACCGTTCAAGGGACGCGGGACGTTGCTCGAGTTGGCCGACGATCGTCTTTGCCGCGCGTGGTTGAGCGGGACAGCGGAAGAGGTCTCCGACGCGATGCGGGCCTTCCGCACAGCACACGATCAGGTGCTACTGGCGAGCTCGCGGGTGAGCGAGACCGATCCCGCTGCGCACCGTACCTGGCTTCGGGCGTTCGCAAAGTGGCTCTACAGTACAGATCACATCAGCGTGCAATATTCGGTTCGGTACGAAGGCACCGATATCCGCAACCTATCGCCGGGGACGCGGGGCATCGTGTTGCTCCTGCTGTACCTTGCACTGGATCAATCCGATGACCGGCCGCTGATCATCGATCAGCCGGAGGAAAATCTCGATCCCAAGTCAATTTTTGACGAGCTGGTTCCGCTGTTTGCGCAGGCCAAGCTCCAGCGCCAAGTCATCATGGTAACGCACAACGCCAATCTCGTCATCAACACCGATGCTGATCAGATCATCATCGCGGAGGCGGGCACGCATGTGCCGGGCGCCATGCCGCCAATCTCCTACCGGTCTGGCGGACTAGACGAGGAGGACATTCGCAAGCGGGTGTGCGCCATCCTCGAGGGCGGCGAGGATGCGTTCAAGGAGCGGGCCCGCCGCCTGCGCGTCGGGCTCTAAGCCCATGGGAGACGCTGCGAGAAGCTGGTCACCACGCGCATAGCGGCTGAGGCGGGAGAGTGGTCGACGCTTTGCTCGTGCGATCGATCGCGGCGGTGCTGACTAGCGGGAGCGATCAGGAACCAGGAGCAGATGGTGGGGTCTCTGAGGCGGCTTCCTCGTCGGACCCGCTGACACCCAGAGCATCGACTCCCGCGGGCGTGAGGACGAAGCTGCCATCGGCCCGCTCAAGCCAGAATCCCTTCGCGGTCATCCATCCTGTAGCCGCGGCAAAGCCCGGCGCGCGGACGTGGTGGGGTACGTGGTCGAGCGGTTCGGCCATGAGCCGCTGCACGTCGGCCATCGTGAAGCGGCGAATGCCGCGTTGCGCGGACGGCTTGAGCACCTGCAGCAGCGTGTCGAGCCAGAGCTGTTCCATCGGTGGTTGCGGCTTCACACCGAACAAATTCTGCATCAAACCCTCCTGTCTGACGCTTCGAGATGGTGCCGTTCGCCGCAGCTCACAAGAAAGGGTACGCCGGTGAAGCCTATGGCAGCGTTGCCCGGGAGCCGAGGCTCCCGGGCTGGCTGAGGCCGTTAGAAGGGGATATCGTCCTCTTCGTTGTCCTGCGTCGGACCCTGCTGCTGCCGCGACTTGCCGTAGGAGAGGAACGTCACCTCGTCGGCGATGATCTCGACACCGAAGCGCTCGACCTGCTGCTGATCGGTCCAGCGGGTATAGTGGATGCGGCCGGTGACCATCAGCTTCTGGCCCTTCTCGACGTTGTCCGCGACCGACTTGGCGACACCATTGAAGCAGGTGATGCGGTGCCACTCGGTGTCGTCGATTCGCCGGCCCTGCTCGTCCTTCAGGACCTTGCCCTCGCCGTCGCGCTTCGGACGCGAGGTCGCGAGGCTGAAGCTGGTGATCTTGGTGCCGCCCTGAGTGGTGCGGGTCTCGGGAGCGTTGCCGACGTTGCCGGCGAGGATGACGAGGTTCTTCATGACGAGGTTCCTTCTGTGTCTGCCTCGGGGTCCGTCCCCTCGGCTGAACACCGTCGAAGACGACCAGGCCGGCGGCTCCACCGTAGCGCAAGCGAAGGGGAACCCCGTGGTGAGGAGTGGTGCGGGCAGCCGCGTCAGCGGCAACACGGTCCGACGACACGCGGGTTGGGGCCGATGGTCGGTCGGCTTAGGTCGTTCAGGAACAAGAGGGGATGGCGCCGTCGGCAGGCGCTGAGCGAGGAAGCTCGGGGGGAAGCTCGCTCCTGAGTGTTTTCACGTCTCACACGCTCCGATCCGCACCGGTCACTGCGGTGATGCCATCGCACCCGGGACCGGGCAGTCCGACGCCGGCGAGGCTTGTCCGGCGATACGCCGCCTCACGACACTATCACGCTCTGCAATTACCATCCGGCTCGCCTAGGTGGGACAGCGGCGAGAGATCCCGATTGCGCCATTGGCAATGGCCCTCCGGCGCACGATGCCCATCTTCAACAGGCGGGCTGCAATCGCCATCTTCGAGACATGAACAGCCGTGACGAGACGTCTGCCCCAACTGCAAGCAGGCCGGGGTATGACGGAAAGATGGTCGCGTTACCGCGCGTGGAATTGGTCGAGGCGGGGGACATCCTGCTCACCTCGAACGTCTTCAGCGATGATCGCGTGGGTCTGAAGCAGTCGGGGGCGATCCGACGGATGACGGGCGGCAGGTTCAGCCACGCCCTCATCTGCTCCAGCCCGCCCGTGTTCGTGGAGGCGATCGGCACCGGCGTCAGCACTTTGTCGCTGGCTCGATGCTTCGCCCATGACATCGCCAATGTCAGACTGCTCCGCTATCCCGACCGGAGCGTTGCGAGGGAAGCGGCGAAGCTCGCGCAGTATGAGATCGGTCGCGATTATTCCGTGGCACGCGCCGTCCGATCGGTCTTCCCGGCCGGAATCCTGGATCGGGTTCACGATCATGGGATCTTCT
This window harbors:
- a CDS encoding TrlF family AAA-like ATPase, which translates into the protein MTSYNRAGVGSVWRRWDPHVHAPGTQLNDLFAGATAWEDYLSKLEGITPALEVIGLTDYYNTDTYARLRKAKDEEGRLPDCTTLFPNIEMRLGLGTAAGAWVNVHLLVSPEDPDHLTELNRILSNITFAALDDRFSCTPADLARLGFRADPSIRDEGAARRFGSTQFKVSFEQLKETFSSFRWARENIIVAVAAGADGTSGLRDGADATLRREVEKFARAVFSATPGDRDFWLGRKLSAEEFQRKYDRAKPCLHGSDAHELDRVGAPYGNRFSWIKGAPTFDALRQACITPERAFVGEVPPTGASRSQVITGVAIRDALWAATPDIPLNPGLVTIIGARGSGKTALAEMIVAGCDAVPLPLERNRQSFLWRAREFLEDVAVQIRWAAGSADERSIADATEDDTFQIRRAQYLSQQFVDRLCSSDGVSDELLREVERVVFDSHSVSTRNGATDFDALLNLRAARHREARSRDETALINLSDRIGEEIEKTKSIATLQKLITEREQSVARATQERAALVKKGDALTAARLTDVSAAAETVRSYVRHFSVQEQQLLTLQDEVADYRHNQSPETLRRLQAKFGSSGLKDADWDPFGTDFVGKVEELLADRLKKTRASGASWKGVPPDPAIPPAPLPPDCELARQPLATLEREIFRLGQIINVDRATQDKFTQLTNRMTSEGDLAKALKERLADANGAAQRREALITERTRAYRNVFAAVIAEERVLNDLYAPIKTRLEAAPGTLGKLSFTVRRVANVQQWARAGEAFVDLRKAGPFKGRGTLLELADDRLCRAWLSGTAEEVSDAMRAFRTAHDQVLLASSRVSETDPAAHRTWLRAFAKWLYSTDHISVQYSVRYEGTDIRNLSPGTRGIVLLLLYLALDQSDDRPLIIDQPEENLDPKSIFDELVPLFAQAKLQRQVIMVTHNANLVINTDADQIIIAEAGTHVPGAMPPISYRSGGLDEEDIRKRVCAILEGGEDAFKERARRLRVGL
- a CDS encoding single-stranded DNA-binding protein, which translates into the protein MKNLVILAGNVGNAPETRTTQGGTKITSFSLATSRPKRDGEGKVLKDEQGRRIDDTEWHRITCFNGVAKSVADNVEKGQKLMVTGRIHYTRWTDQQQVERFGVEIIADEVTFLSYGKSRQQQGPTQDNEEDDIPF